In Patescibacteria group bacterium, one genomic interval encodes:
- a CDS encoding pyridoxal phosphate-dependent aminotransferase, producing the protein MRNNIVHIGAGELTYEIREIVEAGRELEKKGIPMRWENIGDPVAKGVTIPEWIKNIVSDIITNDDSSYGYSPTKGLLEARQFISDLRKRQSGVMLDPEDILFFNGLGDAISIIYTYLNRGSRVIGPNPAYPTHSSAEGAHAGSRHITYRLNPYRNWLPDMEDIRNKVKYNPSVAGILIINPDNPTGMVYPKRILEEIVNIAREFDLFLISDEIYANIYYGTDRMVPLYELIGNDVPAIVMRGLSKEVPWPGARCGWIEVYNKKADPIFARYIKSLVDAKTLEVCSTTLPQKALPKILSDPRYQPYLKERALQYRKKADMAYRIFKEVEGVIALRPEGAFYMSVVFEDGVLNKKQSLHIANQDAKEYTERVIPAVSLDKQFAYYLMAGAGICVVPLSGFNSDLYGFRITLLEANAEVFEENLRIIAQKIKEYLKS; encoded by the coding sequence ATGCGAAACAACATTGTGCACATCGGCGCCGGCGAGCTTACCTACGAGATCCGCGAGATCGTGGAAGCCGGGAGGGAGCTTGAGAAAAAAGGAATACCGATGCGCTGGGAAAACATCGGCGACCCGGTTGCCAAAGGCGTCACGATACCGGAATGGATCAAAAATATCGTAAGCGACATCATTACGAACGACGACTCAAGCTACGGATATTCTCCAACGAAAGGGCTTTTAGAAGCGCGGCAATTCATATCGGATTTGAGAAAAAGGCAATCAGGGGTTATGCTTGACCCCGAGGATATACTTTTTTTCAACGGTCTCGGTGATGCCATTTCCATCATCTATACCTATCTCAACAGAGGATCAAGAGTCATTGGGCCCAATCCGGCGTACCCGACACACTCTTCGGCTGAAGGCGCTCACGCGGGTTCCCGCCACATCACCTATCGGCTGAACCCGTACCGCAACTGGCTTCCTGACATGGAAGACATCAGGAATAAGGTTAAGTACAACCCGTCCGTTGCAGGCATCCTCATCATCAACCCCGACAATCCGACGGGAATGGTGTACCCCAAACGAATACTGGAAGAGATCGTGAATATTGCGCGCGAATTTGATCTCTTTCTTATTTCTGACGAAATTTACGCAAATATTTATTATGGTACGGATCGCATGGTGCCGCTCTACGAGCTTATCGGCAACGACGTTCCGGCAATCGTCATGCGCGGACTTTCAAAAGAGGTGCCATGGCCGGGCGCGCGGTGCGGTTGGATAGAGGTGTACAACAAAAAAGCTGACCCCATTTTTGCGCGATACATTAAAAGCCTGGTGGACGCGAAAACGCTTGAAGTGTGTTCAACAACCCTGCCGCAAAAAGCGTTGCCCAAAATCCTCTCCGACCCGCGCTATCAGCCGTACTTAAAGGAAAGAGCGCTCCAATATCGTAAAAAAGCGGACATGGCCTATCGGATATTCAAAGAGGTGGAAGGTGTCATCGCGCTCCGACCTGAAGGCGCGTTTTATATGTCCGTGGTGTTTGAAGACGGAGTACTCAACAAAAAGCAATCGCTCCATATAGCAAACCAAGACGCCAAAGAGTATACAGAGCGCGTCATTCCCGCCGTTTCTTTGGACAAGCAGTTCGCGTACTACCTGATGGCCGGCGCGGGGATCTGCGTGGTGCCGCTTTCCGGCTTCAATTCCGATCTCTATGGATTTCGGATCACCTTGCTTGAAGCAAATGCCGAAGTATTTGAAGAGAACTTGCGTATTATCGCCCAAAAGATCAAAGAGTATCTCAAGTCATAG
- a CDS encoding DUF5652 family protein, with protein MEAFFEENIWVLIVLSLWVLPWKGYALWLSARNSHKGWFIALLVINTLAILDIIYIFFVGKKATKKMSDGDTGMNA; from the coding sequence ATGGAAGCATTTTTTGAAGAAAATATATGGGTACTGATTGTTCTTTCGCTTTGGGTGTTACCGTGGAAGGGATATGCGCTCTGGCTGTCGGCGCGTAATTCACACAAGGGATGGTTTATCGCCCTGCTCGTGATCAACACGCTCGCCATTCTTGATATCATTTACATATTCTTCGTCGGCAAAAAAGCCACCAAGAAGATGTCGGATGGTGACACGGGAATGAACGCTTAG
- a CDS encoding M23 family metallopeptidase — translation MKKFACTLAVLFSFVFAPGAFAGTFWFPLAGHYPYSENNVTAVPDLDNRSYYMRSRMNETGNYWNGYNYSGGQIGFKKDGGGNWEFDGVPYIENKTYLYYDNHRGYDFAVDAGTTVHTVEAGTFCGYTPTYGQICIQHSIPEGLYQTYYTHMTNIPYWLQTAQYGTYIAKWTQIGTVSNVGTTATPHLHFTVRKYDPNHPDYVRRRVDNGWIVVDPYGLKNGPGAPDLEPYLWN, via the coding sequence ATGAAGAAGTTTGCTTGCACGCTCGCCGTGCTTTTTTCGTTCGTGTTTGCCCCCGGCGCTTTTGCGGGCACGTTCTGGTTCCCGCTCGCGGGGCATTACCCGTATAGCGAGAACAACGTCACTGCCGTACCCGACCTTGATAATCGTTCGTACTACATGCGAAGCCGCATGAACGAGACGGGCAATTACTGGAATGGTTACAATTATTCAGGCGGTCAGATTGGCTTTAAGAAAGACGGCGGCGGCAACTGGGAGTTTGACGGGGTGCCGTATATCGAAAACAAGACGTACCTCTACTACGACAACCACCGCGGCTATGACTTTGCGGTAGATGCGGGGACAACCGTGCACACCGTGGAGGCTGGAACCTTTTGCGGATACACTCCTACATACGGGCAAATCTGCATTCAGCACTCCATTCCTGAAGGGCTGTATCAGACGTACTACACCCACATGACAAACATTCCCTATTGGCTTCAAACTGCTCAGTATGGAACCTATATTGCCAAGTGGACTCAGATCGGAACGGTGTCAAATGTTGGCACCACCGCTACTCCCCATCTCCATTTTACGGTTCGCAAATATGACCCCAACCATCCAGACTATGTACGCAGAAGGGTAGATAATGGTTGGATCGTTGTTGATCCATACGGATTAAAAAATGGCCCCGGTGCGCCGGATCTCGAGCCGTATCTTTGGAACTGA
- a CDS encoding rhodanese-like domain-containing protein, with protein MFFSKDSIDTKEAHEEIRSKSTLVLDVRTKEEYADGHIEDSINTDIRQTSFLEEIDALPKDKKCIVYCQSGGRAGAALDIMKKRGFENVSNLKGGITEWKEKGLPVVR; from the coding sequence ATGTTTTTTTCCAAAGACTCCATTGACACAAAAGAAGCCCATGAAGAGATCCGGAGCAAAAGTACGCTTGTGCTTGATGTGCGCACGAAAGAGGAATACGCGGACGGCCACATTGAAGACAGTATCAATACCGATATACGTCAAACCTCTTTTCTTGAAGAGATAGACGCGCTTCCAAAAGACAAGAAGTGCATTGTCTACTGCCAGAGCGGCGGACGTGCGGGAGCGGCGCTTGATATTATGAAAAAACGCGGATTTGAGAACGTCTCCAACCTCAAAGGAGGGATCACGGAATGGAAAGAAAAAGGACTGCCCGTCGTTCGTTGA
- the rpsT gene encoding 30S ribosomal protein S20 has protein sequence MPIIRSAKKALRASLRKKVVNDKRRKDMKEAVKEIKVLTSNKKGAEAQKSLSEAYKAIDKAAKRGVIKKNTAARKKS, from the coding sequence ATGCCAATCATCAGATCAGCAAAAAAAGCGCTTCGCGCGTCCCTCCGAAAGAAAGTCGTTAACGACAAGAGGAGAAAAGACATGAAAGAGGCTGTTAAAGAAATCAAGGTCCTCACGAGCAACAAAAAGGGCGCTGAAGCACAGAAGTCCCTCTCGGAAGCGTATAAGGCGATTGATAAGGCCGCAAAGCGCGGAGTGATAAAGAAGAACACCGCCGCCCGCAAAAAGTC
- the ruvA gene encoding Holliday junction branch migration protein RuvA — MITQLSGNITFAGNNYVVLDVAGVGYKVRVSLDTLLALTKKRQHAVSLWTHLAVRETSLDLYGFLEQPELEFFEMLITISGIGPKSALGILSVAPIDTIKHAIASGDTSYLTKVSGIGKKNAEKIVVELRDRLGGAYSSAGTMLKEDADVIAALQSIGYSLKEARDALKGVSKDTTGTNEKIREALKQLGGSVK; from the coding sequence ATGATCACCCAACTCTCGGGAAACATCACCTTTGCGGGAAACAACTATGTCGTGCTTGATGTTGCCGGTGTCGGCTATAAAGTGCGTGTGTCTTTGGACACTTTGCTCGCGCTCACAAAGAAACGCCAACACGCGGTCTCCCTGTGGACACATCTGGCGGTCCGGGAAACTTCTTTGGATCTGTACGGGTTTCTTGAACAGCCGGAACTTGAATTCTTTGAGATGCTCATTACCATTTCCGGTATCGGGCCAAAGTCGGCACTGGGGATACTTTCTGTCGCACCAATTGACACCATAAAGCACGCAATAGCTTCGGGCGACACGTCTTATCTGACGAAAGTGTCCGGTATCGGAAAGAAAAACGCCGAAAAGATCGTCGTGGAGCTCCGCGACAGGCTGGGAGGAGCATACTCTTCCGCCGGGACAATGCTTAAGGAAGATGCTGATGTCATTGCCGCATTGCAGTCCATCGGATACTCTCTGAAAGAAGCGCGCGATGCGCTGAAAGGAGTGAGTAAAGATACCACAGGAACCAATGAAAAGATCAGGGAAGCGCTCAAGCAACTGGGCGGGAGCGTAAAATAG